In Candidatus Pelagibacter sp. RS39, the following proteins share a genomic window:
- a CDS encoding alginate lyase family protein, which produces MIFKKITFLIFLFLIVTNTSKSDFKEIKKKATITKPEIIFPIQKDKKGCIKDLYVSPDKNYVLPVLKVEAPSGYGLDNRFDHAKSKFEDFSFPCGSGNVEACQNVKRVILEWAKANAAQRTGPSDGEGRHWNDTLTVNLYIASPMMAAYSFAKQVIDIPKTEDKIIKDWFKRIVRKNKHLMYEYSNYKTGSGANGTPKRAHNHALSSAMSHMQLGILLNDSKFFRTAFKNFEAAIRYQRKDGSMPIETRRGGRAMFYQARAMNALAVIAIIAENQGYNVWNYEHKGKNYHNIVKFFLDFTENNEVVFKYAKSMKHPGPAKNYKRQDLDGRSSSNWGWLYAYASRFPDHENVQRLKNWSQNKSDLNSYQWDIVHHYLNIGNRPFGSASWTVVEANCHFTK; this is translated from the coding sequence ATGATATTTAAAAAGATTACTTTTTTGATTTTTTTATTTTTGATTGTTACAAACACATCAAAAAGTGATTTTAAAGAAATAAAAAAAAAAGCAACAATCACTAAGCCAGAAATTATTTTTCCAATACAAAAGGATAAAAAAGGATGCATAAAAGATTTATATGTAAGTCCAGATAAAAACTATGTTTTACCAGTATTGAAAGTTGAGGCACCTTCAGGATACGGACTTGATAATAGATTCGATCATGCAAAGAGCAAATTTGAAGATTTTAGTTTTCCCTGTGGCAGTGGAAATGTAGAAGCATGTCAAAATGTAAAAAGAGTAATTTTAGAATGGGCAAAAGCTAATGCTGCTCAAAGAACAGGACCCTCTGATGGGGAAGGCAGACACTGGAACGATACTTTAACTGTGAATCTTTATATAGCTTCACCAATGATGGCAGCATATTCATTTGCTAAACAAGTAATTGATATTCCAAAGACTGAGGATAAAATAATCAAAGATTGGTTTAAAAGGATTGTCAGAAAAAATAAACATTTAATGTACGAATACTCTAATTATAAAACCGGATCAGGTGCAAACGGTACCCCTAAAAGAGCCCATAATCATGCTCTATCATCTGCAATGAGTCATATGCAATTAGGAATTTTGCTTAACGACAGTAAGTTTTTTAGAACGGCATTTAAAAATTTTGAAGCAGCTATAAGATATCAAAGAAAAGATGGAAGCATGCCTATTGAAACAAGAAGAGGTGGAAGGGCAATGTTTTATCAAGCAAGGGCCATGAATGCTTTAGCTGTCATTGCTATAATTGCTGAAAATCAAGGTTACAATGTTTGGAATTATGAACATAAAGGTAAAAATTATCATAACATTGTTAAATTTTTTTTAGATTTTACTGAAAATAATGAAGTCGTTTTCAAGTATGCAAAAAGCATGAAGCACCCAGGACCTGCTAAAAATTATAAAAGACAAGATCTTGATGGTAGGTCGAGCAGCAACTGGGGATGGTTGTACGCTTATGCTTCAAGATTTCCTGATCATGAAAATGTGCAAAGATTAAAAAATTGGTCTCAAAATAAAAGTGATCTTAATAGTTATCAGTGGGATATAGTTCATCACTATTTGAATATTGGCAATAGACCTTTTGGTTCAGCTTCCTGGACAGTGGTTGAAGCTAACTGTCACTTTACAAAATAA